A window of Babesia microti strain RI chromosome III, complete genome contains these coding sequences:
- a CDS encoding hypothetical protein (overlaps_old_locusTagID:BBM_III00335;~overlaps_old_locusTagID:BBM_III00340;~overlaps_old_locusTagID:BBM_III00345) gives MSSRSSSSPLTLLLNSCQENSICVQAAPLPSVELCEYASQHLSLIEEDTRARLLKLWNRLSLRQNNDTQIFSNSDFGIWTRLIEQVCFDEIENSKTILQLEREEQIYFDTLKFIELGIASKEAALNVLTGDIGNPLTAYHLAMSLYRNNLSYSYGSLAIETLLATIAPKMRSNLDFSGFIKTACLNRPGNSQSLRRIMDREPSSRGFCGIPLVNPLALKEMSGDDLTGDLTGLSNYARVSGASDPSVSPQKPFSSFDFLSSTPSNLLYRQLTKHATQGMRLVADSTPYSLLNQPMYLKMYSNVNSNKNIKNFALNKHIYPNTFSGSSITSPEAKPSCLSYRPDKTVGNDQYAKIKTVKRRRTDCRCCKTLCDCCGDLISEGIFTLSDSEDEGIYNMENPQSQSRKLMLENLKVGKLANGQKAMSRDELSQILTKDGFDFLKPAFICKVINML, from the exons AATCGAAGAGGACACTAGGGCTAGGCTGTTGAAATTGTGGAACAGATTGTCTTTGAGGCAAAATAATGATactcaaatattttctaataGCGATTTTGGTATTTGGACCAGACTGATCGAACAGGTCTGTTtcgatgaaattgaaaactCAAAGACCATCCTACAGTTGGAGCGCGAGGAGCAGATCTATTTTGATACTCTGAAG TTCATTGAATTGGGAATTGCATCCAAGGAAGCTGCTTTAAATGTACTAACTGGTGACATTGGGAATCCTTTGACTGCATATCACTTGGCAATGTCTTTATATCGCAATAACTTGTCATATTCGTATGGGTCGTTGGCAATTGAGACACTATTAGCAACTATTGCCCCAAAGATGCGATCAAATCTTGATTTTTCAGGATTTATAAAAACTGCCTGCTTAAACCGCCCTGGTAATTCCCAATCGTTGCGGCGTATAATGGATAGGGAACCTTCCTCTCGGGGGTTTTGTGGCATACCACTAGTAAATCCATTGGCCCTTAAAG AGATGTCTGGAGATGATCTCACCGGCGACCTAACTGGATTGTCAAACTATGCTAGAGTTAGTGGAGCATCTGATCCAAGTGTATCACCACAAAAACCCTTCTCttcatttgattttttaagtAGCACTCCATCAAATCTGCTTTATAGACAGCTAACCAAACATGCTACCCAAGGTATGAGATTGGTGGCAGATAGCACTCCATATTCACTACTGAACCAACCAATGTACCTTAAAATGTACAGTAATGtaaattccaataaaaacatcaaaaattttgcattaaataaacatatttaccCCAACACATTTTCCGGATCATCAATAACCTCACCCGAAGCAAAACCCAGTTGTTTGTCTTATAGACCGGACAAAACAGTTGGAAATGACCAATATGCCAAAATAAAAACTGTAAAAAGACGCCGTACAGACTGTAGGTGTTGCAAAACTTTATGTGATTGCTGCGGAGATCTCATATCTGAAGGCATATTCACATTGTCTGATTCTGAAGATGAGGGGATTTACAATATGGAAAATCCACAATCGCAGTCTCGTAAGTTGATGCTGGAGAATCTCAAGGTGGGAAAACTAGCTAATGGACAAAAGGCCATGTCTAGGGATGAATTGTCACAGATTCTCACTAAAGATGGATTTGATTTTCTAAAACCTGCATTTATATGCAAAGTAATCaatatgttgtaa
- a CDS encoding hypothetical protein (overlaps_old_locusTagID:BBM_III00350), whose translation MTYDWERGYRARFLAQNGLYSCLNSLDVLSKTHFTIHEFQLFIVGLFLSAGINSLICYRITYIFLFYLGLLHVMFRLNRDKIWHYNVLLSSIFFTLTTEASMSLEYWLILFNLAYLLVSIIFGVVGMAPFAKITDSPFIIYLITYSNLTSGIIGMLSSISFYFGIEKMYFLILANVSAIFGLILHKIAVKRCEPPLIISKTGKKNLSVTNNGKRMDGRRFSVLFKCVFPIFARIVTFMLLAAALVIILIIFSKNGAKYGMTESRLVRDNISRYYIIITNLLIMCFATVAVSVEFVNFFLNLSIFEGKFVNRYRLVGIVINSSYRLVLEQSVSTKKYNETIDDWNDGYRFVKVISERRLKCQNLYMEDCNEQNQYYNLAFWGHVFDKWANELDLKVPNQSRHIENIKKLIADELVQLEKLKIVHEIPTATRIFPPYRSKSLRQDITKVQEISRFHSIPYPLQLPLLECIIPKLDKYAHKGIIERSREEWEKERDNGDELCSFNFKCTPYTPSSNICSTDGVTPIIYDANSNDNMEDIASHLIESESEVSISASQAWDSFINKLTDNNPKDEPQNSGTEQTALIANEVGKISLPEPYLNLDQYQCDGEMIFNDMSNRLAQLNADYETPSLHVNYGPFNVVKGEPMNLSRGEYLEIDMPAKIHLISLVISTSIAQSSLQTPQSSLVYNIPILQHDDHTGSLYDPPPIAPKKNAGSTNCVENKSYPRTISSIVAYGGDAGGTGELGISGESGAVPEGHEFEPVDTNSQDTSGDANTDLIGSYIPNSLSFNSSKLSKLSCNADFSDLDETPTDEVSQSSYTSQSDYSNSYVSGNPVLRTARFGKDSDSTSHTNSVEQVFL comes from the coding sequence ATGACGTATGATTGGGAAAGGGGCTACAGGGCACGATTTTTGGCCCAAAATGGACTTTACTCCTGTCTCAATTCTTTGGATGTGTTAAGCAAAACCCACTTCACCATCCACGAATTCCAACTCTTTATCGTTGGCCTCTTCCTCTCAGCAGGAATCAACTCCCTTATCTGTTATAGAATTACTTATATTTTTCTCTTTTATTTGGGCCTATTGCACGTCATGTTCCGTCTTAACAGAGACAAAATTTGGCACTATAATGTTTTGTTGTCCAGTATTTTTTTTACTTTAACTACCGAAGCTTCCATGTCGCTTGAATATTGGCTAATCTTATTTAACTTGGCGTATCTATTGgtttcaataatttttggTGTGGTCGGAATGGCTCCTTTTGCCAAGATAACTGATTCCccttttatcatatatttaataacatataGTAATTTGACTTCAGGCATCATTGGCATGTTAAGCTCTATTTCTTTCTATTTCGGCATAGAGAAGATGTATTTTCTTATTTTGGCAAATGTATCCGCCATATTTGGTCTTATACTTCACAAAATCGCAGTAAAAAGGTGTGAACCACCTTTAATAATAAGCAAAACAGGTAAAAAAAACCTATCCGTGACAAATAATGGGAAAAGGATGGACGGCAGACGTTTTTCTGTCCTTTTCAAGTGCGTTTTCCCCATTTTTGCACGAATTGTGACTTTTATGCTGTTGGCTGCTGCCTTGGTTATcattttgattattttttccaaaaatgGTGCTAAATATGGCATGACTGAGTCCCGGCTTGTGAGAGATAATATTTCACGCTactatataataatcacaaatttattaattatgtgTTTTGCCACCGTGGCTGTCTCAGTGGAATTTGTGAACTTCTTTCTAAATCTATCGATATTCGAGGGAAAATTTGTGAATAGATATCGATTAGTGGGGAtagtaattaattcatcCTACCGATTAGTACTGGAACAATCTGTCAGCACCAAGAAATACAATGaaacaattgatgattGGAATGACGGGTATAGATTTGTCAAAGTGATCTCTGAAAGGAGGTTAAAGTgccaaaatttgtatatggAGGATTGCAATGAGCAAAATCAGTATTataatttggcattttgGGGTCatgtttttgataaatggGCTAATGAACTAGATTTGAAAGTGCCAAATCAGTCAAGGCACattgaaaatatcaaaaagCTCATCGCAGATGAACTTGTGCAGCTTGAAAAGCTCAAAATTGTACACGAAATACCTACTGCTACAAGGATTTTCCCTCCATATCGTTCTAAATCGTTACGGCAAGATATTACTAAAGTTCAAGAGATTTCTAGGTTTCATTCAATACCCTACCCATTGCAATTGCCACTGCTAGAATGTATAATACCAAAATTGGATAAGTATGCTCACAAAGGGATTATTGAGAGGTCTAGGGAGGAATGGGAAAAGGAAAGGGATAATGGGGATGAGTTGTGTAGCTTTAATTTCAAGTGTACACCATATACTCCTTCTTCTAACATTTGTAGCACAGATGGTGTAACACCAATTATCTACGATGCCAACAGCAATGACAATATGGAAGACATAGCTAGCCATCTAATTGAAAGCGAAAGTGAAGTGTCAATATCCGCTTCTCAGGCCTGGGATTCCTTCATCAATAAGCTAACAGACAATAACCCAAAAGATGAACCGCAAAATTCGGGGACTGAACAAACTGCCCTTATTGCCAATGAAGTTGGTAAAATATCGCTCCCGGAACCCTACTTGAACCTAGATCAATATCAGTGTGATGGAGAGatgatttttaatgatatgtCCAATAGGTTGGCGCAACTAAATGCTGATTATGAAACCCCTTCATTACACGTTAACTATGGACCATTTAACGTGGTGAAAGGGGAACCAATGAATTTATCTAGGGgtgaatatttggaaattgatATGCCTgcaaaaattcatttgattaGTCTTGTCATTTCAACTTCCATTGCACAATCATCACTTCAAACTCCCCAATCATCACTTGTTTACAATATCCCAATTCTGCAACATGATGATCATACAGGCAGCTTATACGATCCACCGCCAATAGCGCCAAAGAAAAATGCGGGCAGTACAAATTGTGTGgaaaataaatcatatcCAAGAACCATTTCATCTATTGTTGCATATGGCGGAGATGCCGGGGGCACTGGTGAATTGGGTATCTCTGGTGAAAGCGGCGCGGTGCCAGAGGGACATGAATTTGAGCCTGTAGATACCAACAGTCAGGACACAAGTGGAGATGCCAATACGGACTTAATTGGATCGTACATTCCGAATTCTTTGTCTTTCAACTCATCAAAATTGTCTAAACTTAGTTGTAATGCAGATTTTTCTGATCTTGACGAGACGCCTACAGACGAAGTCAGTCAATCTTCATATACTAGCCAATCTGATTATTCCAATAGCTATGTGAGTGGCAATCCTGTGTTGAGAACCGCCAGATTTGGCAAAGACTCTGACTCTACATCCCACACCAACAGTGTTGAACAAGTTTTTTTGTAA
- a CDS encoding GDP dissociation inhibitor (overlaps_old_locusTagID:BBM_III00355), with product MVEKLEADVVIYGTGLVSILTAVGLSFQGVKVILLDPNPDYGSNYRTLNLKNYITQILNGIEITHDTPDNHPSDTNNDKRTPTFASKDANANFVFNPFEHYNNELELCQIEDNINGSLQYSDNKTLSEFKYYHIDLWPKMLYGNSPAVTSLLAAGCDNYVQFTAVEGSYIYRNGHFAQLPGSKSAIFRSGDFTLLQKRNLCRFLRTTESFSNFKATKDLETSETNPISVNDIIQYGLCRVHYKDKPHNLLDRAKMYISSIGIYGRHHSPFIYPLYGTCDIVQALARAASLAGTVCMLRSVISKAQFNTVITSDDGYENETCNRFDLCLTIDTHGMTENELDLTVSEINCNFLITESHLQHIPYTCDNDTVLTGIISGYADQSDNKHQFVIPALNAHIAIFISNEKLLEEGVSTSVILNNDQSYLLQLDASSGTVPQGYYIYYMMGIITQCNGGVIECPHMINIRELFEKNKKHLSSILFASHHNSISKSADECQNYMSNNIVDECYNCGMMMTFVDEIPMAIDTIRKVKNALSARKFTTQHFKMYGSDNVIAVGDKTMCKDYIGSENEYTNEFIFHDTFGNKKKKSLVLDRLTALVEEFEEYTIDNNVDKSIQYDDGDHSKIIQFV from the coding sequence ATGGTTGAAAAACTGGAAGCAGATGTTGTAATTTATGGCACAGGACTTGTATCAATCCTAACTGCTGTAGGATTATCATTTCAGGGAGTGAAAGTTATATTGCTGGATCCAAATCCTGACTACGGTTCGAACTATCGTACACTTAACCTCAAGAACTATATAACTCAGATATTAAATGGCATAGAAATAACTCATGATACCCCTGACAATCATCCTTCAGACAcgaataatgataaaaggACTCCAACATTTGCATCTAAAGATGCGAATGCCAATTTTGTATTCAATCCATTTGAACACTACAACAACGAACTAGAGCTGTGCCAAATTgaagataatattaatggTTCTCTCCAATATAGTGACAATAAAACCCTTTCAGAGTTTAAATACTACCACATAGATTTATGGCCCAAAATGTTATATGGCAATAGCCCCGCAGTCACATCACTCTTAGCCGCTGGCTGTGACAATTACGTACAATTTACCGCAGTGGAGGGGAGTTACATTTACAGAAACGGCCATTTTGCCCAGCTCCCTGGATCTAAGAGTGCAATTTTTAGATCAGGGGATTTTACACTGTTGCAGAAGCGAAACCTGTGCCGTTTCCTACGGACTACAGAAAGTTTTAGCAATTTTAAAGCGACCAAAGATCTTGAAACAAGTGAAACAAATCCAATTTCTGTGAACGATATCATCCAATATGGGCTGTGCCGGGTTCATTACAAAGATAAGCCGCATAATCTGTTGGATAGGGCCAAAATGTACATCAGTTCCATAGGCATATATGGACGCCACCATTCACCCTTCATTTATCCATTGTACGGCACATGTGACATAGTTCAAGCTCTTGCCAGGGCTGCTTCACTTGCAGGTACTGTCTGCATGTTGAGGTCTGTAATATCAAAGGCACAGTTTAACACGGTTATAACATCTGATGACGGATATGAAAATGAAACTTGCAACAGATTCGATTTGTGTCTGACAATTGACACTCATGGAATGACCGAAAATGAATTGGATTTGACAGTGAGTGAgattaattgcaattttcTAATTACCGAATCGCATTTACAACATATACCATACACCTGTGACAATGATACTGTGCTTACTGGAATAATTTCTGGTTACGCAGACCAATCTGACAATAAACATCAATTTGTCATACCAGCCTTGAATGCTCACATCGCTATATTTATTTCCAACGAAAAGTTACTAGAAGAAGGCGTATCTACATCAGTGATATTGAACAATGACCAATcttatttattgcaattggATGCCTCCTCTGGAACTGTGCCACAGGGTTACTACATTTACTACATGATGGGCATCATCACACAATGTAATGGTGGCGTAATCGAGTGCCCGCACATGATTAATATTAGGGAACTATTTGAAAAGAATAAAAAGCATCTCTCGTCCATATTATTTGCCTCACACCACAACTCAATCAGCAAATCTGCAGATGAatgtcaaaattacatgtcaaataatattgttgaTGAGTGCTACAATTGTGGGATGATGATGACCTTTGTGGACGAGATACCCATGGCAATTGACACTATCAGGAAGGTTAAAAATGCCCTTTCAGCCCgtaaatttacaacacAACACTTTAAGATGTATGGATCGGATAATGTAATTGCAGTTGGCGACAAAACAATGTGCAAGGATTACATTGGTTCTGAGAACGAGTACACAAATGAATTCATCTTCCACGACACATTTGGCAATAAGAAGAAGAAATCATTGGTGTTAGATAGGCTCACAGCTCTGGTGGAGGAATTTGAGGAATATACTATCGATAACAATGTGGATAAGTCCATTCAATATGACGATGGAGAccattcaaaaattatacaatttgtgTAG
- a CDS encoding Transcription initiation factor TFIID subunit 5 (overlaps_old_locusTagID:BBM_III00360), with product MYHQSPFGFDENNKRHHSEEQSTHQSPQTHSSPQSKSQHLQIPPQNGLERTRILDLVATMGPYDNPIPDLESYTLQMNRMLDWTLSSINRTQFELLEVCFVVCLELYVKLFHVSPPNARSFIKTFSGPFLERYENHLRDLAMYVHHSQLKESPILRMNSPLDKHAIVITKRAKRSLICWLTNCESVLIQNILQETVDFIDASTLYDSSNSLERAQIAHIYGVNIDWLNKHLEHDGRPFLGLVERQHTDGRQTIGSKPTLYTPIMGTNSGPPTTPTDRPVMTMNTNTNISREGPLPLSSGGSFGQIPAVPDEFSASVDLLVDCVEPPTERDNTIHWGLPMSLYGLESPQTKNYLIIGKENTKLEDANNLCPLPSPGTEIYSVYRGLIIAQAQNRANINSKELPCVLAYTLHDSHNLTSASISSHDGRYIAAGFQDATIRIWDLAASEICKASEHVSSELGRDIGEHLKAKYLGSPEGNTKESNLSFGHDGLVTSLCFGEMGTVLLSGGLDGEIRLYLPSGASTKVVYKGGGTAVFDLAYSPFGYYFTSVEQDGAARMWATDRSFSLRVLRTAAGASSVSYHPNASIIATGCDDGALRLWDLRAAKCQSVLSPPRRCFNGMQRVNISCNGRFAAATGAPPIGYNDESNSVIIWDIATGRMIDELFGHHAQIRSLSFSHGCNLLAVASDDGVMSLWDTSRACGGNGPLIQRHDKTSRNGIARLVKAFSTRDCSIRQAVFTPENVLLACLVDVS from the exons ATGTACCATCAATCGCCATTCGGATTTGACGAAAACAACAAGAGACATCACTCTGAGGAACAGTCTACCCATCAATCTCCACAAACTCATTCATCACCACAGTCCAAATCACAACATTTACAAATCCCACCGCAAAATGGCCTAGAACGCACAAGAATACTGGATTTAGTG GCTACAATGGGTCCTTATGACAATCCTATACCAGATCTCGAAAGTTATACATTGCAAATGAATCGTATGCTCGATTGGACTCTAAGTTCAATCAACCGTACACAGTTTGAGTTACTTGAAGTTTGTTTTGTTGTATGTTTGGAGCTAtatgtcaaattatttcatgTGTCTCCCCCTAATG CCAGGAGTTTTATAAAAACATTCAGCGGACCATTTTTGGAAAGGTACGAAAATCACCTCAGAGATCTAGCCATGTATGTCCACCATAGTCAATTGAAGGAATCACCCATATTGCGCATGAACAGTCCCCTAGATAAACATGCCATAGTGATAACCAAAAGAGCTAAGCGGTCGTTGATTTGCTGGCTGACAAATTGTGAAAGCGTACTAATCCAAAATATACTACAAGAAACTGTAGATTTTATCGACGCGTCCACACTCTACGACTCAAGTAATTCACTAGAGAGAGCCCAGATTGCACATATATACGGGGTGAATATTGATTGGCTAAACAAGCATTTGGAACACGATGGTAGACCATTCCTTGGCCTAGTGGAAAGACAGCACACTGATGGCCGACAAACCATAGGCTCGAAACCCACATTATATACGCCAATTATGGGCACCAATTCTGGCCCACCAACAACCCCTACTGATCGGCCAGTAATGACAATGAATACGAATACCAATATCAGTAGAGAAGGCCCACTTCCTTTGTCATCAGGAGGGTCCTTTGGTCAAATACCGGCCGTACCTGACGAATTCTCAGCGTCAGTGGATTTGCTGGTAGACTGCGTTGAGCCACCAACTGAGAGGGATAATACCATTCATTGGGGATTGCCTATGTCACTATATGGATTGGAATCTCCACAGACAAAA aattatttaataatcGGCAAGGAAAATACAAAGTTGGAGgatgcaaataatttgtgccCATTACCATCACCGGGAACTGAAATATACTCAGTATACAGGGGCCTAATCATAGCCCAGGCGCAAAACCGTGCCAATATCAATTCCAAGGAGTTACCGTGTGTACTGGCCTATACTTTGCACGATTCGCATAACCTAACTAGTGCTAGCATTAGCTCTCACGATGGACGATACATAGCAGCTGGATTTCAAGATGCCACGATACGGATCTGGGATTTAGCAGCTTCCGAA ATATGCAAGGCATCTGAGCATGTCTCTAGCGAATTGGGACGTGATATTGGCGAACACTTGAAGGCCAAATACCTAGGATCCCCAGAAGGCAATACCAAAGAGTCAAACTTGTCATTTGGACACGATGGGTTGGTAACTTCGTTATGTTTCGGAGAAATGGGCACAGTGCTACTATCTGGGGGGTTGGACGGCGAGATCAGACTGTATTTACCTTCAGGGGCTAGTACCAAGGTTGTCTATAAAGGCGGCGGTACAGCTGTATTTGACCTGGCCTATAGCCCTTTTGGATACTACTTTACCTCAGTAGAACAAGATGGAGCAGCTCGCATGTGGGCAACAGATCGCAGTTTTTCACTTAGGGTACTGCGTACAGCTGCCGGGGCCAGTAGCGTTAGTTACCATCCGAACGCGTCCATAATAGCGACGGGATGCGATGATGGAGCTCTTAGACTTTGGGATCTCAGGGCAGCTAAATGCCAGAGTGTGTTATCCCCCCCTCGACGTTGTTTTAATGGAATGCAGAGGGTGAACATTTCGTGCAATGGACGTTTCGCCGCTGCTACAGGCGCCCCACCAATAGGATACAATGACGAGAGTAATAGCGTTATTATTTGGGACATAGCTACTGGTAGGATGATAGACGAGCTTTTTGGACATCATGCACAAATACGCAGTCTTTCATTTTCCCATGGATGCAACTTATTGGCTGTAGCTAGTGACGACGGTGTGATGAGCCTTTGGGATACTTCAAGAG CTTGCGGTGGAAACGGGCCATTAATTCAACGCCATGATAAGACCAGTCGCAATGGTATTGCAAGGTTGGTCAAGGCATTTAGTACCAGGGATTGTAGCATCAGACAAGCGGTATTCACTCCGGAAAATGTGTTGTTGGCGTGCCTTGTGGATGTATCCTAG
- a CDS encoding antigen UB05 (overlaps_old_locusTagID:BBM_III00365;~overlaps_old_locusTagID:BBM_III00370): MGDGYTVQTSRILDGAIMTMFTMIVSAFFLYMFKALWFLLNRSEFKWFKVGLIITTIFPFKHSFDYNLTHIFLFSICTLIFCVKPVDEESGAKKEGFDFKKMVPDKFKKYT, encoded by the exons ATGGGTGATGGATATACCGTGCAGACTTCACGGATTCTTGACG GGGCCATTATGACAATGTTCACTATGATAGTTAGTGCATTTTTCCTTTACATGTTCAAGGCTCTTTGGTTCCTACTGAACCGCAGCGAATTTAAGTGGTTTAAAGTGGGTCTAATAATTACCACGATATTCCCTTTTAAG CATTCATTTGACTATAATTTGACACACATATTTCTATTTTCAATATGCACgttaatattttgtgtaaa ACCTGTGGATGAGGAGAGCGGTGCCAAAAAGGAGGGATTTGACTTCAAGAAGATGGTGCCAGATAAGTTCAAAAAGTATACCTAA
- a CDS encoding hypothetical protein (overlaps_old_locusTagID:BBM_III00370) produces the protein MDLDRDIDRLNRLNQKISKIIKKGKDLNSTKVTSVLEECRSLRDKLEQVASKFVDTNDFSNFDKVIDILHTTGALITQIDEELAKMSSIEIKSDLFDDDADAFSRIQFSNAINKQSITDSDVSDIENHHKHKSKHDKYSGKHDKMGRRSGRKSARTSSSNSSFVGVVESVGNDVLEDHSHIFKADFSQLTHENPTNPIPSLTSYPQQNNLDNKVDDIYSLKNALREAILIINDYKTYASTLEELLRDLALGNLHLNPNDRTKFLDINRDSNTFIDNLGSTLGISINRPASITHSQIQNIPFQIDSSILVNNMATSNSATVPVFYLRRIGLASKIPFIEPISLSNYFGQHLHKPMQELLRFGNLFSISLSGSFFDSNYTFKVTLKCLTQSMDIFMSFPNSTSITSATVSQYMSKNSVAEIKDTLNLTRGLFPLLCLSIVQSDGFACKYTVTLPLGPFLSMSSNFLSMREFDSLWHSPIYTNSKFSTYELSILCYESKCALPMVTIIFEDIKKALALNELLNVTIVAEKSQTAVYQLSSTFSLNFLDIYHIDPHLFRDCSNTCLMGKVAVKCGKNKLNIKLELKSIVPVLLVSTRDCLKESLSAALSNRALPSESMHKISMDKDITLPLPFDAPVNEYLDFPNHF, from the exons ATGGACTTGGATAGGGACATCGATAGGCTGAACCGCCTCAACCAGAAGATTTccaaaattataaaaaagGGTAAGGATTTAAACTCCACAAAAGTCACTAGCGTCCTTGAAGAATGCAGAAG CTTAAGGGACAAGTTGGAACAGGTGGCCTCTAAGTTCGTCGACACTAATGACTTTTCAAATTTCGATAAAGTAATCGACATTCTACACACTACTGGAGCGCTTATAACACAAATAGATGAAGAATTAGCCAAGATGTCatcaattgaaataaaatCAGACCTATTCGATGATGATGCAGATGCATTTTCCCGCATTCAATTTTCAAACGCAATTAATAAACAGTCAATCACTGATAGTGACGTTAGTGACATAGAAAATCATCACAAACACAAGAGTAAACATGATAAATATTCTGGTAAACATGATAAAATGGGGAGACGAAGTGGAAGGAAAAGCGCCAGAACATCATCTTCCAATTCTTCTTTTGTTGGCGTTGTTGAGTCGGTTGGAAATGATGTTTTAGAAGACCATTCTCATATTTTTAAGGCAGATTTCAGCCAATTAACACATGAAAACCCAACAAATCCTATTCCCTCTTTAACATCATATCCGCAACAGAACAACCTTGATAATAAAGTAGATGACATATATAGCTTGAAAAATGCACTCAGAGAAGCTATTCtgataataaatgattacaAAACATATGCATCCACTCTTGAAGAATTACTTCGCGACTTAGCACTTGGTAATTTGCATTTGAACCCCAATGACAGGACTAAATTCTTAGATATCAATAGAGATTCAAATACATtcattgacaatttggGTTCGACTTTAGGCATCTCCATAAACAGACCAGCCTCAATAACTCACTCACAAATTCAAAACATCCCCTTTCAAATAGACTCTTCCATTCTGGTCAACAATATGGCAACTTCTAATAGTGCCACTGTCCCAGTATTCTACCTGAGACGCATAGGATTGGCATCCAAAATACCCTTTATCGAGCCCATTTCATTATCAAACTACTTTGGTCAACATCTACATAAACCCATGCAGGAGCTATTGCGTTTTGGCAACTTGTTCAGCATCTCACTTTCTGGAAGCTTTTTTGACTCCAATTACACATTCAAAGTGACACTCAAGTGTCTCACACAGTCTATGGATATCTTTATGTCATTCCCAAACTCAACATCTATCACTAGTGCCACTGTTTCACAATATATGTCAAAGAATTCAGTGGCAGAAATCAAGGACACATTAAATCTCACCCGCGGATTATTCCCTCTTCTATGCTTGTCGATTGTACAGTCAGATGGATTTGCCTGCAAATATACCGTTACTTTACCCTTGGGCCCATTCCTCTCAATGTCCTCGAACTTTTTATCTATGCGCGAATTCGACAGTTTATGGCACTCGCCCATATACACCAACTCAAAGTTTTCAACTTACGAACTTTCAATATTATGTTACGAATCTAAGTGTGCACTTCCCATGGttactattatatttgaaGATATAAAGAAAGCCCTAGCCCTCAACGAGTTGTTGAATGTCACGATTGTTGCTGAGAAGTCACAAACAGCCGTTTATCAGCTATCATCAACATTTTCTCTTAACTTTTTGGATATATATCACATCGATCCGCATCTATTCCGCGACTGTTCCAATACATGCTTAATGGGTAAAGTGGCCGTCAAGTGTGGCAAGAACAAATTGAACATTAAGCTTGAATTGAAGAGTATTGTACCTGTGCTACTAGTTTCAACGAGGGACTGCTTGAAGGAGTCCTTATCTGCAGCCTTATCGAATAGAGCGTTGCCATCTGAGTCAATGCATAAGATTTCCATGGACAAGGATATAACACTACCGCTCCCTTTTGATGCGCCAGTGAATGAGTATTTGGACTTTCCAAACCACTTCTAA